CTCCGAGTAGATCTCCCGCCCGTCGGCGCGCCACGCCAAGGAGATGCCAACCCTCGGCGCAATCGGGGTTGCGGAAGGTAGCCTCCTCGAGGTGGGCGATTGCGTCTTCGTACTTTGCGGAGCGGATATCGAGAAGGCCCAGGCCGATATGCGCCTGTGAGAACCCGGGGTCGATGCTCAGGACACGGGTGAAAAGATCGCGCGCCCGAGAGTGCTCCAAACGCTTGAGGGCGGAGTTGGCGAGAACGCACAGCTCTTCGCAGTTCGCGTGCTCCTCTGACGGCGGCTGCCGGGGTTTGTCTTCGCCGGTCTCCGCAACTTTCGGCTGACACATGTGCCAAGGTGGGTGCTTGTAGGCGATGATCGGGCCGTCGATCTCGTGGTGGGTAAGCTCCAGCCTGTATCGGCTGTCCGGACCGGCCCCCTCGGGAAGCGGGATGGTCGCGGCAAAGGGCGCTCTGGGCCCGACCAACAACTCAGCTGACCAGACGGTGACGTCGTTGTGCGTGAGCGCCAGTACAGCGCCCTCGAACTCCGTGGTCGTTAGCGCGCCGACACGAATCTGGTCCCCAATGAGCTGGAAATTGAGAATTCCGCCCTCGTCGGCGCAGACCCAGCCACCCATGCCGTGTTCGGGCATCCACACACTGTCAAGTCGCACCGTCTCGTTCGGCTGGATGAACTCCCAAATGCTCTGGGTTTCGTAACGGCCGGACTGGATTTCGACGTATTGCCCATCCTCGTCCGTGAGCAGATCCACCCAGATCATGCCATCATCGCCGGTGCCCCAGGTGAAGTACTTCTTCCCCTGCATCTCGTGACGGTCGGCCACGTGCACCATGCCGAAGTCGATGTCATCATAGTGACAGCCGAAGTAATCTTCACGAACGTCCAGGGTGAAGATGTCATCGGCATGATCATGAGCAGTGTAGCGGGAAATGTCGGTTCCGTCGGCCTTGACGGGGTAGTCAACAATGCCGCCGGAGACCCTGGCCTTGCGTGCCGGATACACGAGCCGCAGGTCATCCCTGGCCGGCACAGCGGAATTGTTCCAGAACCAGTACCGCTGTTTGTAGGGCATGGGATTGGTCAGCGTCACCTGCTCGTGCAGGGCGCGTTCGCCTTCATACAGGAGAAGGTCAACCACCCATTCCATTCGGCTCACTCGGCACGTATTTTCGATACTGATTTGCGCGCTGTCTTTCCACTGTTCCAAGCTCCAACTCACCGCGTCGACGGTGGTATACGTGTGCCCCATGGGAAAGTTGAACTCGATCCCTCCGGAGATCCAGGCACCGCGGGTAGCGACGAGACCGTATTTGATCACATTGTTGCGGTAGAAAACCTCTCTCTTGCAGACTTTGTCGTACAACGAGTACAGATGCCCGCCCAGTTCGGGAAGAACAATGCAATGGAGGAAGTCATTCTCAAGGTGCAGCGCCACCCACTTACGCACTGATGGCGGCCCTTCCAGCACATCATCCTGGAGCGGGTACGGGTAGACCGCCCACGAGCTATTCTGCCGCTGAAATGGCGGATTGGGGTCTTCGGGGCCAAGGGGGTAGGTGGGGATGCCGATCTTGTTCTGCCAGGCGCGAACAGACATGGTGCACCTCGAATGCTGTTGGGTAGGGCAGCCAACGGAGCGCAGACGCTGCGTTCCGTGGGAGCCGGATGGCTTTCGACGGGGAAAGTTGGAATTCCTCCGCAAACAACCGGGACGGTTGAGTTGCGATCAGTTCAGACCGGAGACCGTGACCAGCGTTGCTCCGGCGGCCGAATACACCAGGATGCGCCGGGCATCCGGACCAGCGGAGGGAGGGGATGCGTAGTACGTCCCCTTGAAAGCACACGCTGGGCGTGGTAGAGAGCCATCAACCGGCGTGGCGTAGACGTCGTAGGTCTTGCGGGCATTGCGCATGAGGAACAGGATCGACTTGCCGTCGGGCATGAAGCTGGGGTAGTAGATGATCTCCGGGTCCTCCACGAGCACGTTGGTCTTGTCGGGTTTGTCGGCGGGATGGAAAGAGAGCCGCCAAAGGCGCTCGGGAGTGTATGTGACAGAGAGCGTCACGAAGCCGGTCCCCGTCGGACTCCATGTGATATGCTGGAAGCTGTAACCGGGTGGAGGAGAGACCAGCACCTCCTGCGGCGCGTTCACCGCGTCCTGGGCGATTAGAATGCCGCGACCCCTGCGGGGCACGTATCCGTCGAAGCACAGGCGCTTTCCGTCAGGGTGCCAGCATGGGATGCCAACAGACTGCCCCGAGTGTACGAGCCGCACGTCGGTGCCGTCTGCGTTGACGGTGCGAAGCTCGTATTCCCAGGTCTTTTTTCCATCCTTCTCTACCTCGTGGTACGACCGCAATGCCAGACGCGTCCCGTCCGGTGACCAGCCGATGCCCGAAGGGTAGCCGTCCACGGTGAGGAGCGGCCTGGCATCCTGGGGTGCCGCGGCCGAGCAGACCAGGAGCTGTCTATTGGCGGTGGCACCGGCACCTGTGTACGCGATCTGTGTTCCGTCGGGGGAGAACAGGAAATAGTTCCCGCGAATCTCCAGGGAGCTTTCGTAAAGCGGGTAGAGGTTGTTGCGCAGGACCCACGTCTCGGGCCGGCAGGGCTCCAGGCGGGTGAAGGCCAGCCAGTGCTCCCGGGCCTGCGCTGTCTGGCCCCGTTGCGCCAGGATTTTCCCGGCCAACAATCGAGCGCGGGCAGCATCCGGGTGACGTGCGATCACATCCAGAAGGCGCTGCAGGGCTCCTGATGTGTCATACTCCGCAAGATCCACTTCCGCTCTGGCGGTCAGCGCGTCGGCCATCTCGGGCGCTGCGGCGAGAGCAAAATCTACCGAAAGGCGTGCCTCGAAGCGACGCTCGGGGTCATCCAGTAGAATGCGTCCGATGCCCACGTGGGCAGCGACGTTGGCGCGGTCCATGGCAAGAGCGTCCTGGTAGATGGACAGGGCTTCATCCGCCCGACCGATCTCGTGAAGTGCCGATGCGAGACGAACGCTGACGTCCGGGTCGGGCTGGAGGAACAGGAGAGCTTCGTAGCAGTCCGCAGCGGTTGAAAATGCACCACAGCGCATGGCAAGACGTCCGCAGGCCTGGAGGGCGTGTCGGTTGTCTGGCTCATTCTCCATCCATTTGCGGGCAGCCTGGAAGGCCGATTCGATCTCACCTGCGTCTTCCAGGCGGGACACTTCGGCCCCGTAGTCGTCTATTGCGAAGGTGACTGACGGAAGGACCAGAGAAGAAAGCACGAACGTCAAGAGGGGGATGGCGGCGGTCAAGAACACCACTCCAAAGCATTCGCAAGAGCGGCCGGGATCAGGCTGATGCTCCGGGCCGGATGCCACTTGGAGGCCTTTCGCCCTCCATCCACTCTCTACCTGCATGGATACCCAGGGCCCAGAACTGAACTGGCTCCGCTTGGGGCGGAGCCAGTCAGGTGCGCAGATGTTCAAGGCGGCCGGCGTTCAGCGAGTTCGTAAGCGAGTCCTGCCGTTCGACCTCACTTCGCGCAATTCGGTCCCAGGCCCCCCCCCGGGGGCTCCCTCAGAGGAAGGACCGTTCGACCGCCTTGAAAGCGGTGAAGGGAGCCCGGGAACAAGGCGGGCGACCATTAGCACCCCCAGCGATGCCGGTCGCGAGTCCGCTTGGAGCTCTTCTGGCGGTACACATCCACCTTGACAGTGTTGCTCTTGGTAACCTCGCCGTCGATCCCGACGTAAGCGGTGTTGGACAGAGTGCAGACCTTCTCTTTTCCGCAATTGTACCCACCGCTGCCGCAGGTGAAGTCAATGCGGGCTTCGCTGTCAGCCTCGACGGAGCATTGCCGGCTCTCGCGCCAGTCCTCCACCTTGACCTTGATCAGGAAGTAATGGTCGCCGGTCTCCAATGTAACGTCCTTCCAGACCACCGTGCGCTTGGAGCTGATGTACTGTGCACTCGGTGTCGCGCCGACCAGCTTCAGTCCGGTCGGGAGCTTGTCCCAGATTGTAACCGTTGCGGGCCCGTTTTCCACAGTCACCTTCAGAGCGTAGATGATGGTGTCGCCCACCACGACCTCATCATCGGACACGGCCTTGGTGATCGTCACCACTGGGTCGGGAGTGGCGCCGGAGTTGTCCGGGGTGGGGTTGCCCGGGTTCTCGGGATTCGCTGGCGGCGTCACTTCGTCACCGAGCTTCGCGTAGGCGATGTTGGTCAGTTTGATGGTGCCGGGATGGCAGGCGAAGGATATGGAGCCCATACTGCTGCCAGTCCAGGATGCCGGAACGAGCTGGAAGTTGGGAACAGACGCGCTAAGCTGGTCCCAGACCTCGAACTCCACCTCGTTGCTTACAACCCATTCGGTGCCGCTCGGAGCCCCGGCATCGCCGGCCGGGAGCTTGGTGATCTTCGCGACGAGCACCAGGTTGGTGACGCTTGGGCCGGCTGGCAGCGGAACGGTCCACTTGACATAGCCACCGGCCGACACGAACTGCCCGCCGGCGCTGGCGGTCACGAAGCTCAGGCAGCTGTCCAGGTAGTCGCGCACTTCAACCTGCCGGGCAGCGCTGAGTTCTGCGCGCACCGTGATGGTGAAGGCCATGTAGCTGCCAATTACCGGGGTAGGATCGCTGCTGGCGTTGCCCAGATTGTTGATGGTATCCGCGAGGTTGTGGATAGTCTCGAGATCGGCCCCTGGAGTGTTCAGGGCTTCTTCGGCCATCCGCAGGAAGGCAGAGTGTGCCGCGCCGTCGGCCATTGCGAAGACGCCGGACACGTAGTTGAGCTCGCAGGCCAGCAGCTGCTTCAGGGTCTTGGAGGTCCAGTCATTGCTGTTGCTGGACATAATGTTGAATGCCGCGGTCAGAGCAGCGTCTTCAGATGCCTTGTCGCCAGGGATGGCTGCCGGGATCAGGTTCTTGTAGGGGTTGTCCAGGTAGAAATCCCGCACCAGGTTCAGCCACGTGATGTACTGCGTCCGGGTAACCTGCGTGCCGCTCTTGCAGTCTCGGATCTTCTGAGCGTTGTTCTTCCAGAAGCCAATGGTGTGGCACTCGCCCACCATCTTGCCGCCGGTCTTCTCGATCGTGATCTCGTCCTCATCTTCGCGAACCAGGCCGGCGTCCCAGGTAAGATCCGTGATACCGGGGAACAGGATGGTGCCGACCGTGGTCCCGTCAGACGCCGCATCTGAATCTGCCGCGTTGTCACCGGCGTCCTGGGTGGTGAAGCTGTAGCCGGATGGCAGCTCAAAGCTCACCGAGTATGCTCCCGGCTCCAGTTCGTCGAACAGGTAGAACCCATCCTCATCGGTCAGCATGCTGTCTACTTCGGCGCCATTGCCGTCAAGCAGCTTGACCAGCACCCCGGACACGCCATCTTCATCATCGTCCTGGATGCCGTTCTCGTTGGCATCGAGCCAGACATAGTCACCGATAGCCGCCGGAAGGACAACCAGCCCGGCATCCCAGGTGAGGTCGGTCTCGCCGGGGTCGAGCGTGGTCGACACGGTCTTCCCGTCCACGTTGGCATCGGAGTCGATCGCGTCGTCACCAGCGTTCTGCTTCGTGAACCCGAAGGAAGCGTTGGGATTGACAAAGGTGATGGAGTAATCGCCAGGCTCCAGGCCGTCGAAGAGATAAAGGCCGTTCTCATCAGTGGTTTCAGTCGGCCCCAGCGGGTCGCCGTTCCCGTCGCACAGGAGCACCGTGATACCGGGTACGGGAAGCTCGCTGGAGTCCTGAAGGCCGTCGCGGTCCAGATCGAACCAGACCCGGTCGCCGATGGCCGCAGGGAGCTGGTAGAGACCGCAGTCCCAGGTCAGGTCCTGCTCACTGGGTGCGAGATCGGTTGCCACAGTGCGGCGGACACTCGGGCTGCTGAGTTCCTGATCCGCGTCGGAGTCGAGTGCCCGATCTCCACCGGCGTTCGGGGTAACGAAGCCATAGCCGGCAGGCGGCTGGAATGAGACATAGTAGCTGCCGGGCTTCAGGCCCTGGAACAGGTACTTGCCATCAGAGCCGGTGGTCTGCGTGGCGATAACCTCATCATTGTCGTCGTAGAGGGTGACGATTGCCCCGGCCACCCCCGGCTCGCCCGGGTCCTGAACGTTGTCCCTGTTCTTGTCCAGCCAGACGAAGTCACCAATGGACGCAGGCGGAAGGTCAGGCGTGTCGATGGTATAGCCGAAGTCCACATGCTTGCGATGGTCACCCTTGAAGCCGGCGATATCGTTGGCAACCTGGGAATACTCGGTCAGCTCGCCGGTTGACCAATCATACGGCGGCTCCGGCCATACGGCGTTGTTCTTGGTCATGAAGCCGCGGTAACCAGGGAACGTGCCTGTCGGCCAGTTGAAGACTTGTCCGGGCACTTGCGGATAGGCCAGAACGATATTGCCGTACGATGCCTTCAGGGCATTAGTTTCATGCTTGCTGAGGATCTCGCCAGCCGGATCGTCGTGACCGGTCGTGCAGGTAAGGGCTGAGAACGGACCATAGGCCGCCTCAGGCCATTCGTTGACCTTGATATACACTTCGTAACGTGCTTCATTGCGCCCAAGGGCCGCCCACTGGGCTGCCGTGTTCAGAGCATTGAACTCATAGTAGCCGTTGGCGTCCGTCGTGGTGCTTTTCAGCTCTAAGACGGAAGGCGTGTTGCCGTTGGGCCCGTTCAGGAAATGTAGCCGCAAGCCCACGGCGACCCCCTGAAACCCCTGCTCGCCCGCATCCCACATGCCATTCGTGAGGCCGTAGGCGCCTGGTCCTGTCCCGTCGGTGAACACGTATCCGCTGATCTTGCTGGCGGACTTGGTGCCCAGCGACCAGCTGGTCGCACACAGTCCGGTTAGCAGCACCACCACTAGTGCGGCGGGAAAACCCGTTCCGGACTTGCTCAACATGCTTCTTCCTCCTAATGGCATTCTGGAAGCAGATGCCTTATGATGCCCCCCTGGCATCCGCATGGAGCGAGATGACCAAGGTATATACGTCTCGTGAGCTTTGGAATAGATATCTGGAGGAAATCCGAATGAGGACCCAAGAGCAGGAACGCTTGACGACCTGCTCTGCCGTGGGTGCCCTTGGTTTCAACACCTGGCCGGGGGGGGCCTTAGTCGGAGCCACCAGAGTTGGACTTTGGGCTGTGTCTGATATTCAGTTATCGCGCTGCTGGCACAAGGTCTTCATGTCTGAGGGTTCATGTATCCCTTGGTGCACAAGTATAGTATCCAAAAGCCTATCATGAATCAATCCTTGGTCGCGCAAATAACAATCAAAAGTTGCTCAAGGTATGTTCTGACGTTGACCGCGCGCTCCATACGCGCCCAAGCCAACAGAAGCCGCCTCAAAAAGCCCTCGATTCTGCTCTGCAAACGCACGGAAGGTGTCAGGCTATAGGGTGTCGAAAGGCGCTTGGTGAGGAAAAACCCAGGAGGTCCCTAATGAAGAAAGCCTCTCTTGCGTTTCTCGAACAGTTGGTGGGCACGCCGTCCCCATCTGGCTTCGAACAACCTGTACAAAAGATTGTGCGAGACGAAGCAGCGAAGCTCGCCGATGAAGTGCGCACCGATGTGCACGGTAATGTGATCGCGGTCAAGAATCCGTCGGGAACCCCGCGTGTGATGCTGGCAGGGCATTGCGACCAGATCGGCTTGATGGTCCAGCATATTACGGACGAGGGGTATCTCAAGTTCGCCCAGATCGGCGGCGTTGATCCCACGGTGCTCGCCGGACAGCGAGTCATCGTCCACAGTGAACATGGTCCGGTGCCCGGAATCATCGGGCGCAAGCCGGTCCACGTCATGAAGCCCGAGGAGCGCGGGGGGAAGATCGAGCTGACCGACCTGTACATTGATATTGGCGTGTGCGGAAAAAAGGCGGCGGGGAAGCTCGTCCAGGTGGGGGATCCGGTCACCTTCGAGCTGGGCATGAAAAGCCTGGCTGGTGACTTGAGATTCGCGGCTGGTTTCGACGATAAGGCCGGCGTGTTCGTAGCGATGGAAGTCCTGCGCCTTCTGCAGAAAGAGGAAATTGCCTGCGCAGTGTATGCTGTCTCTACGGTGCAGGAAGAGCTTGGTCTACGCGGCGCGCAGACCAGCGCTTTCGGGATCGAGCCTTTGGTGGGTATTGCGATAGACGTCACCCACGCAAGCGACTGCGCCGGCGTGGATCCAGGTCAGTGCGGGGACATCAAGATCGGAGGTGGCCCGGCGATCGGCCGGGGACCCAACATAAACCCGGTGGTTGGGAGAATGCTCATCGACACGGCACGGAAGGAGAAGATCCCGTACCAGGTTGAGCCTTGCCCGCGCAGCACAGGCACAGACGCCAATGCTATCCAGGTCAGCCGGGCCGGTGTCGCCGCCGGGCTCATCAGCATTCCAAACCGCTATATGCACACCCCTGTGGAGATGATCTCTCTGGTCGACCTCGAGAACGCCATCAAGCTGATCGCGGCTATGCTCAGGAAGATCGATGCGACCACCGATTTCACGCCTGTCTAGTCGCGTTGCAGCCGGGGGAGGGGACAGACGCCTTTGGAGGGAAGGAAAACGCAGGGGGGACTGGAGGGACCGGCGTGGACAACAGGCTGGCGGAGATTTTGCGCAGTCGCAAGAGTGAGATCGCGGCAGACTGGGCCCGAAGGGTGCATGCTTCGAGCCCTCACTACCAGAGCCGATCGATCGAGGAGATCCAGGCCCGTTCCGAGGCCTTGCTGGACGGCCTGATCGCCGCGGTCATTGAGGACGAGTTCGAGAAGCTGGAGGCTGCCCTCAAGGCCATCGCCGGTCTGCGCGCTGCCCAGGGTTTCGCCGCGGGAGAGATTCAGCATGCACTCCTGATGGGTTGCGACGTGGTCTGCCCGGTGATTGAGGCCGAGTTCCGGGACGACGCGCGTCTCCTGGTTTGGTCGGTTTCCCGGGTCGAACGCGCTATCAACCGCGCCGTGGAGCTTTTCGGGCAAGCTTTCCGTGAAGCCCAGGGCGAGCCGCAACGTCCGGCGTGTCCCGAAGCGCTGGGACTGTCTGAGAAGCGCCTGGCTGCCCTGGTCACAGCGCTGGACTACCGTTGCGCCGCGGTGGACTTACAGCGGCGAGTGACCTGGTGCGGTAACGGCAACGGTGCTTCGATGCCGGAGTGCATGAGGTGTGGCGCGTTATTCTCATGCACCGACACGCAGAAATGCCCCGTTGCGCGGGCTTTCGAAAGTGGCCGGCCGGAGCGAGGAGAGGGGTGCGAGGACTGCGGCGTGATGCTCGCAGTGCCGGTGCGCGACGACTGTGGGGCAGTGGTTGAGGTCTTGGCACTGGCGCCGGTTTCAGCTCAGTAGCTTCCGGCGGTCCGGTGACGATTGCAGGAGCGGGGACCGACACAAGCACCGGGACAGCCCCGGGGCGTGAACCGGTCCCCGCTTCTATGCCCGGTCAGCCCATGCCTACTTCTGAGGAAGCTCTGCGTGTTCAGCAATCTCCTCGGCGCTGAGCGGACGGTCCCAGATCGTGACCTCGTCCAGGATGCCCTCGAAGTACGCGCGGGGATGTCCCGGTGTGTAGCTGCCCACGTTCAAGTTCGCGGTGCTCGGCGTGATCTTCCCTCCGCGAGCCAGTTCCCCCACGAGCTTGCCGTCAATGTACAGGCGCATCACGCGATTGTCGTACGTTGCGGCCACGTGGGTCCATTTCCCCAGCGGCGCGGGCTCGGGCGAAGTCAGGTTGTGGCTCCAGGAGGTTACCG
This region of Armatimonadota bacterium genomic DNA includes:
- a CDS encoding DUF5107 domain-containing protein, with translation MSVRAWQNKIGIPTYPLGPEDPNPPFQRQNSSWAVYPYPLQDDVLEGPPSVRKWVALHLENDFLHCIVLPELGGHLYSLYDKVCKREVFYRNNVIKYGLVATRGAWISGGIEFNFPMGHTYTTVDAVSWSLEQWKDSAQISIENTCRVSRMEWVVDLLLYEGERALHEQVTLTNPMPYKQRYWFWNNSAVPARDDLRLVYPARKARVSGGIVDYPVKADGTDISRYTAHDHADDIFTLDVREDYFGCHYDDIDFGMVHVADRHEMQGKKYFTWGTGDDGMIWVDLLTDEDGQYVEIQSGRYETQSIWEFIQPNETVRLDSVWMPEHGMGGWVCADEGGILNFQLIGDQIRVGALTTTEFEGAVLALTHNDVTVWSAELLVGPRAPFAATIPLPEGAGPDSRYRLELTHHEIDGPIIAYKHPPWHMCQPKVAETGEDKPRQPPSEEHANCEELCVLANSALKRLEHSRARDLFTRVLSIDPGFSQAHIGLGLLDIRSAKYEDAIAHLEEATFRNPDCAEGWHLLGVARRRAGDLLGAEDALARSMRTMEGHVYSFPELMATIRDQEGPGEMLDPGVLPYGIASGHALLTGDLFLPPPGITPEQGLRGFIKRCRGDVERWLEYAVRQEPRVAVRVMELALEHCPGASNYPMTQYVLAWFYEKLGEKDRADRAFERAAACPVDFCFPSRLEEVPVLARAIEANPSDWKARYLYGNLLASLDRGEDAMAQWRAALEIDDSFAVLHRNLAYGSLAWEDNAEASATHYRNAIARNPQDYRYYLSLIQVMGDKLGASDDELWQVLASSPPEVRSKWQIAGREAELLVRLERFDEALALLTSHRYFPWEGAHHMRGLWTDCLSGRARKHAESGDHRAALADLELALTYPRNLGVGKRSRDSDALLYWLAAEQAGAVGDAGRRSQLLEAAAAEPHGHNRDADWWQLLALRELGRTDEASALEAELRAWAEEHRDHPRAGATARTILDRLAE
- a CDS encoding PD40 domain-containing protein; amino-acid sequence: MTAAIPLLTFVLSSLVLPSVTFAIDDYGAEVSRLEDAGEIESAFQAARKWMENEPDNRHALQACGRLAMRCGAFSTAADCYEALLFLQPDPDVSVRLASALHEIGRADEALSIYQDALAMDRANVAAHVGIGRILLDDPERRFEARLSVDFALAAAPEMADALTARAEVDLAEYDTSGALQRLLDVIARHPDAARARLLAGKILAQRGQTAQAREHWLAFTRLEPCRPETWVLRNNLYPLYESSLEIRGNYFLFSPDGTQIAYTGAGATANRQLLVCSAAAPQDARPLLTVDGYPSGIGWSPDGTRLALRSYHEVEKDGKKTWEYELRTVNADGTDVRLVHSGQSVGIPCWHPDGKRLCFDGYVPRRGRGILIAQDAVNAPQEVLVSPPPGYSFQHITWSPTGTGFVTLSVTYTPERLWRLSFHPADKPDKTNVLVEDPEIIYYPSFMPDGKSILFLMRNARKTYDVYATPVDGSLPRPACAFKGTYYASPPSAGPDARRILVYSAAGATLVTVSGLN
- a CDS encoding M42 family metallopeptidase, with translation MKKASLAFLEQLVGTPSPSGFEQPVQKIVRDEAAKLADEVRTDVHGNVIAVKNPSGTPRVMLAGHCDQIGLMVQHITDEGYLKFAQIGGVDPTVLAGQRVIVHSEHGPVPGIIGRKPVHVMKPEERGGKIELTDLYIDIGVCGKKAAGKLVQVGDPVTFELGMKSLAGDLRFAAGFDDKAGVFVAMEVLRLLQKEEIACAVYAVSTVQEELGLRGAQTSAFGIEPLVGIAIDVTHASDCAGVDPGQCGDIKIGGGPAIGRGPNINPVVGRMLIDTARKEKIPYQVEPCPRSTGTDANAIQVSRAGVAAGLISIPNRYMHTPVEMISLVDLENAIKLIAAMLRKIDATTDFTPV
- a CDS encoding RsbRD N-terminal domain-containing protein; the protein is MDNRLAEILRSRKSEIAADWARRVHASSPHYQSRSIEEIQARSEALLDGLIAAVIEDEFEKLEAALKAIAGLRAAQGFAAGEIQHALLMGCDVVCPVIEAEFRDDARLLVWSVSRVERAINRAVELFGQAFREAQGEPQRPACPEALGLSEKRLAALVTALDYRCAAVDLQRRVTWCGNGNGASMPECMRCGALFSCTDTQKCPVARAFESGRPERGEGCEDCGVMLAVPVRDDCGAVVEVLALAPVSAQ